In a genomic window of Helianthus annuus cultivar XRQ/B chromosome 10, HanXRQr2.0-SUNRISE, whole genome shotgun sequence:
- the LOC110885991 gene encoding uncharacterized protein LOC110885991 isoform X2 codes for MTSSRLEIVAPAPVFSSRKHVSSLGIVAPVLVFSSRKPPLPATHRKRCIADRLVADVTDLEVVVIVTYVCNSQFNTLYASISAAELRESVSALTKRLAEMAQETFVDFEEAVEKVATKTAVLDGTVHPLTSYVSNYVKFLFDYKSTLKERAMYALPNQEISG; via the exons ATGACGTCATCTAGATTAGAGATTGTAGCTCCGGCGCCGGTGTTTTCATCGCGGAAACATGTTTCTTCCTTAGGTATTGTAGCTCCGGTGCTGGTGTTTTCATCGCGGAAGCCGCCGTTGCCGGCGACTCACCGGAAAAGATGTATTGCTGACCGTCTGGTTGCTGACGTAACAGATCTGGAAGTGGTTGTCATTGTAACTTATGTTTGTAATTCACAGTTTAATACGTTATATGCAAGTATTTCTGCTGCTGAACTGAGGGAATCTGTTTCCGCTTTGACAAAACGGTTAGCAGAGATGGCTCAAGAGACATTTGTTGACTTTGAAGAAGCCGTTGAAAAGGTCGCTACAAAAACCGCTGTTCTTGATGGAACTGTCCATccgttaacaagttatgttagcAATTACGTCAAGTTCTTATTCGA TTACAAGTCAACATTGAAGGAAAGGGCAATGTATGCCCTTCCAAACCAAG AGATCAGCGGTTGA
- the LOC110885991 gene encoding uncharacterized protein LOC110885991 isoform X1 → MTSSRLEIVAPAPVFSSRKHVSSLGIVAPVLVFSSRKPPLPATHRKRCIADRLVADVTDLEVVVIVTYVCNSQFNTLYASISAAELRESVSALTKRLAEMAQETFVDFEEAVEKVATKTAVLDGTVHPLTSYVSNYVKFLFDYKSTLKERAMYALPNQGIDCKVDIK, encoded by the exons ATGACGTCATCTAGATTAGAGATTGTAGCTCCGGCGCCGGTGTTTTCATCGCGGAAACATGTTTCTTCCTTAGGTATTGTAGCTCCGGTGCTGGTGTTTTCATCGCGGAAGCCGCCGTTGCCGGCGACTCACCGGAAAAGATGTATTGCTGACCGTCTGGTTGCTGACGTAACAGATCTGGAAGTGGTTGTCATTGTAACTTATGTTTGTAATTCACAGTTTAATACGTTATATGCAAGTATTTCTGCTGCTGAACTGAGGGAATCTGTTTCCGCTTTGACAAAACGGTTAGCAGAGATGGCTCAAGAGACATTTGTTGACTTTGAAGAAGCCGTTGAAAAGGTCGCTACAAAAACCGCTGTTCTTGATGGAACTGTCCATccgttaacaagttatgttagcAATTACGTCAAGTTCTTATTCGA TTACAAGTCAACATTGAAGGAAAGGGCAATGTATGCCCTTCCAAACCAAGGTATAGATTGTAAGGTAGATATCAAGTAG
- the LOC110882843 gene encoding uncharacterized protein LOC110882843 — protein MVVCTCGASTSLRTSWTTQNPGRRFHRCNKQSSCGFVAWAEPPKIENPAVMIPALLDTIKRHEENARQMFAQNMKLEEEAKKMAQEKKMLKVILGFSFLLFMFYYLKSG, from the coding sequence ATGGTGGTTTGCACTTGTGGAGCCTCAACGTCACTGAGAACCTCATGGACAACACAAAACCCAGGTCGTCGTTTTCACCGGTGCAACAAACAATCAAGCTGTGGATTCGTTGCTTGGGCTGAGCCACCGAAGATTGAGAATCCGGCTGTGATGATTCCTGCATTGTTGGACACCATCAAACGGCATGAAGAGAATGCAAGACAGATGTTTGCTCAGAACATGAAGCTTGAAGAAGAAGCTAAAAAAATGGCACAGGAGAAGAAGATGCTTAAAGTTATCTTAGGTTTCAGTTTTTTGTTGTTCATGTTTTACTATCTTAAGTCTGGTTAG